A window of Desulfovibrio sp. X2 contains these coding sequences:
- the rodA gene encoding rod shape-determining protein RodA — translation MTPIDRRLFLHINWGLLALTAVIYAIGVLNLYSASGIRLEGGITVSTFYQKQLVWGALGLCCMLAFMLFDYRHLKVVAWPLYWVTVLLLVFVLFMGKIAGGAQRWINLGFMNFQPSELAKISILLIGARILSRESGVLSLKQLVYILAVGMLPAVLIILQPDLGSGLSVLLLLGGIILFRGVRGGILKAAAVIAPCTLPLGWFVLKDYQKKRILTFLDPANDPLGAGYHIIQSQIAIGSGRLTGKGFLAGTQSQLRFLPEKHTDFAVAVFGEEWGFLGMITLVALFCAFLYQFYIVAREAKDRFGAFLCAGVFFYFFWQILINMGMVLGLMPVVGIPLPFVSYGGSALLVNYCLIGIVMNVSMRRFVFKQA, via the coding sequence GTGACCCCTATAGACCGCAGGCTCTTCCTGCACATCAACTGGGGCCTTCTGGCCCTCACGGCCGTGATCTACGCCATCGGCGTGCTGAACCTCTATTCCGCCTCGGGCATCCGGCTCGAGGGCGGCATCACGGTCTCGACCTTCTACCAGAAGCAGCTCGTCTGGGGCGCCCTGGGCCTTTGCTGCATGCTGGCCTTCATGCTCTTCGACTACCGCCACCTCAAGGTCGTGGCCTGGCCGCTGTACTGGGTCACGGTCCTCCTCCTGGTCTTCGTGCTCTTCATGGGCAAGATAGCCGGCGGCGCGCAGCGCTGGATCAACCTCGGGTTCATGAACTTCCAGCCGTCGGAGCTGGCCAAGATCAGCATCCTGCTCATAGGCGCGCGCATCCTGTCGCGCGAGTCAGGGGTCCTGAGCCTGAAGCAGCTCGTCTACATCCTGGCCGTGGGCATGCTGCCCGCGGTGCTGATCATCCTGCAGCCGGACCTCGGCTCGGGCCTCTCCGTGCTGCTCCTGCTCGGCGGCATCATTCTGTTTCGCGGCGTGCGCGGCGGCATCCTGAAGGCCGCAGCGGTCATCGCGCCGTGCACCCTGCCGCTCGGCTGGTTCGTGCTCAAGGACTACCAGAAGAAGCGCATCCTGACCTTCCTCGACCCGGCCAACGACCCGCTGGGCGCGGGCTACCACATCATCCAGTCGCAGATCGCCATCGGCTCCGGGCGGCTCACGGGCAAGGGCTTCCTGGCCGGTACGCAGAGCCAGCTGCGCTTCCTGCCCGAGAAGCACACGGACTTCGCCGTGGCCGTGTTCGGGGAGGAGTGGGGCTTCCTCGGCATGATCACCCTGGTGGCGCTCTTCTGCGCCTTCCTCTACCAGTTCTACATCGTGGCGCGCGAGGCCAAGGACCGTTTCGGGGCCTTTCTCTGCGCGGGCGTGTTCTTCTATTTCTTCTGGCAAATCCTCATCAATATGGGTATGGTACTGGGGCTCATGCCGGTCGTGGGAATCCCGCTGCCCTTCGTCAGTTACGGCGGCAGCGCCCTGCTCGTGAACTACTGTCTGATCGGAATAGTCATGAACGTGTCCATGCGACGCTTCGTCTTCAAACAGGCCTAA
- a CDS encoding ATP synthase F0 subunit B translates to MIDIDYTIFIQLANFLIMWFLLNQILLKPIRGIIKKRAEHMSSELDAITTFGNNATKKLADYESALAQARAAGAAEREQLKTQAHDREQELIAAAQKDASATLGAARSETAAQAKTVMDTLGKDVSRMAGQVTAKILG, encoded by the coding sequence ATGATAGATATCGACTATACTATCTTCATTCAGCTTGCGAACTTCCTGATCATGTGGTTCCTGCTGAACCAGATCCTCTTGAAGCCCATCCGGGGCATCATCAAGAAGCGCGCCGAGCACATGTCCAGTGAGCTCGACGCCATCACGACCTTCGGCAACAACGCCACCAAGAAGCTTGCGGATTACGAGTCCGCTCTTGCCCAGGCGCGCGCGGCGGGCGCGGCCGAGCGGGAGCAGCTGAAGACCCAGGCGCACGACCGCGAGCAGGAACTGATCGCGGCCGCGCAGAAGGACGCTTCGGCCACACTCGGTGCCGCGCGCAGCGAAACCGCCGCGCAGGCCAAGACCGTCATGGACACGCTCGGCAAGGACGTGAGCCGCATGGCGGGCCAGGTCACGGCCAAGATCCTCGGCTAG
- a CDS encoding F0F1 ATP synthase subunit gamma, translating into MPSLKDVKNKINAVKKTKQITKAMNMVASAKLRNAQSRIERFRPYAEKFYEMLGDLAAGADPSVHPLLERREEVKTVGILVVSSDRGLCGSFNTNLSQTARKLADEKKAEGKTVKLYCVGKKARDFFRRRGYDIAMALGDKMNSFDFSLANQLGLEVIGAYMRGELDEVHLVFGEFFSIARQVPHAMAILPMQGATEGESKGSSVEYIYEPSVEGLLAELLPRFIKVQIYRGLLDTSCSEHAARMSAMDNATKNCDDMIGSLTLAYNKARQATITKELMDIVGGAEALKG; encoded by the coding sequence ATGCCGTCGCTTAAGGACGTCAAAAACAAGATCAACGCGGTCAAGAAGACGAAGCAGATCACCAAGGCCATGAACATGGTGGCCTCGGCCAAGCTTCGTAACGCCCAGAGCCGCATCGAGCGCTTCCGGCCCTACGCTGAGAAGTTCTACGAGATGCTGGGCGACCTGGCCGCGGGAGCGGACCCGAGCGTGCATCCGCTGCTCGAGCGTCGCGAAGAGGTGAAGACCGTGGGCATCCTGGTCGTCTCCTCGGATCGCGGGCTTTGCGGCAGCTTCAATACCAACCTGAGTCAGACCGCCCGCAAGCTCGCTGACGAGAAGAAGGCGGAAGGAAAGACGGTCAAGCTGTACTGCGTCGGCAAGAAGGCGCGCGATTTCTTCCGCAGGCGCGGATACGACATCGCTATGGCCCTCGGCGACAAGATGAACAGCTTCGACTTCAGCCTGGCCAACCAGCTCGGCCTGGAGGTCATCGGCGCGTACATGAGGGGCGAGCTCGACGAAGTCCACCTGGTCTTCGGAGAGTTCTTCTCCATCGCCCGGCAGGTTCCCCATGCCATGGCCATCCTGCCGATGCAGGGCGCCACGGAAGGAGAGTCCAAGGGATCCTCGGTGGAGTACATCTATGAACCTTCGGTGGAAGGCCTGCTGGCGGAGCTCCTGCCCCGCTTCATCAAGGTCCAGATCTACCGCGGGCTGCTCGATACCTCGTGCAGCGAGCACGCCGCACGCATGTCGGCTATGGATAACGCCACCAAAAACTGCGACGACATGATCGGGTCGCTCACGCTGGCCTACAACAAGGCCCGCCAGGCGACCATCACCAAGGAACTCATGGACATCGTCGGCGGCGCCGAGGCGCTGAAAGGATAA
- the atpH gene encoding ATP synthase F1 subunit delta, whose translation MTDNIIARRYAKALFSLGLEKGGDELAAYGKDLAALAEILKGSPEALKVFRNPIFGAQDKKVVIGKMMDKLAVGQMVRNFCLLLADKDRLGYLPQIQVVFAELLDAHQGVLRGSLVTAVEVPDARKEAIKQQLESQAKAKLVLGYEIDPGILGGVVLKVGDKVLDASLRAQLSMLKEQIIRGE comes from the coding sequence TTGACCGACAACATCATTGCCCGGAGATACGCCAAGGCGTTGTTCTCCCTGGGCCTTGAAAAGGGCGGTGATGAGCTCGCCGCCTACGGCAAGGACCTGGCCGCGTTGGCCGAGATCCTGAAGGGCTCCCCCGAGGCTCTGAAGGTCTTCAGGAATCCCATCTTCGGCGCCCAGGACAAGAAGGTCGTCATCGGCAAGATGATGGACAAGCTGGCCGTGGGGCAGATGGTCCGCAACTTCTGCCTGCTCCTGGCGGACAAGGACAGGCTGGGCTACCTGCCGCAGATTCAGGTCGTGTTCGCGGAACTCCTCGATGCGCACCAGGGCGTCCTGCGCGGCAGCCTGGTGACCGCCGTGGAAGTCCCGGACGCACGGAAAGAGGCCATCAAGCAGCAGCTGGAAAGCCAGGCCAAGGCCAAGCTCGTGCTCGGGTACGAAATCGACCCGGGAATTCTTGGCGGAGTGGTTCTGAAGGTTGGCGACAAGGTGTTGGACGCGAGCTTGCGCGCGCAACTTTCCATGCTCAAGGAACAAATCATAAGGGGTGAGTAG
- the mrdA gene encoding penicillin-binding protein 2: MHIELQPEGQSAPRSGLTLLQVLIVGLFCAFAIRLWYLQIHKGEYYAEKARDNRLRQEAMYAPRGLIRDRDGKLLAMNEPAYALAIVREDVDDVDAALDQVAEWTGIPRAELQRVYVKGKRRTKSFEPLILATDLSPGLLARIEANSLRWPGLEIVVKPKRYYPEGDILAHVLGYVAEANEEELEKDKGLALGDSVGKRGLELTLEQRLRGVKGLRQIEVDASGRQLSSLVLRDPRAGADLKLSIDLELQKRISETMDKDGHVGAVVVMEPFSGQVLALVSRPSFDPNSFVVGLTPDEWAKLRDDPRHPMQNRATQSVYPPGSTFKTVTAAAALHDNMVDPKKAIFCSGSIALGSHVFRCWKKEGHGWVDLRRGLIESCDVYFYELGQRIGVDRIESFAKAAGFGKPTGIDLPNEKAGLIPGREWKWKRFHERWQGGETLNMAIGQGYTQVTPLQLARFYASLVNGGKIVQPTLLDEETPKYAGDLPLTSAQQELLLSTMRETVDSPHGTCRKLRTDGAVVGGKTGTAQVVRLKEEQRGAKTSEIEYRFRDHAWVASWGIKDGRAVVIVCMIEHGGHGADSSVPVVRSIYDFLFAQNHIDAEQWPHVVNPADDLPVNRVVAKGDLGGGHS; the protein is encoded by the coding sequence ATGCATATCGAGCTGCAGCCTGAGGGTCAGAGCGCTCCGCGCAGCGGCCTGACGCTGCTGCAGGTCCTCATCGTGGGCCTGTTCTGCGCCTTCGCCATCCGCCTGTGGTATCTGCAGATCCACAAGGGCGAGTACTATGCCGAGAAGGCGCGGGACAACCGCCTGCGCCAGGAGGCCATGTACGCCCCGCGCGGGCTGATCCGCGACCGCGACGGCAAGCTCCTGGCCATGAACGAGCCCGCCTACGCCCTGGCCATCGTGCGCGAGGACGTGGACGACGTGGACGCGGCCCTGGACCAGGTCGCGGAGTGGACCGGCATCCCGCGCGCCGAGCTGCAGCGGGTCTACGTCAAGGGCAAGCGGCGCACCAAGAGCTTCGAGCCCCTCATCCTGGCCACGGACCTCTCCCCGGGGCTTCTCGCGCGCATCGAGGCCAACAGCCTGCGCTGGCCCGGCCTCGAGATCGTGGTCAAGCCCAAGCGCTACTACCCCGAGGGCGACATCCTGGCCCACGTGCTAGGCTACGTGGCCGAGGCCAACGAAGAGGAGCTCGAGAAGGATAAGGGGCTCGCCCTCGGCGACTCCGTGGGCAAGCGCGGCCTCGAGCTGACGCTCGAGCAGCGCCTGCGCGGCGTGAAGGGGCTTCGGCAGATCGAGGTCGACGCCTCGGGCCGCCAGCTGAGCTCCCTGGTGCTGCGCGACCCGCGCGCCGGCGCCGATCTCAAGCTGTCCATCGACCTCGAGCTGCAGAAGCGCATCAGCGAGACCATGGACAAGGACGGCCACGTGGGCGCGGTGGTGGTCATGGAGCCCTTCAGCGGCCAGGTCCTGGCCCTGGTTTCCAGGCCCTCCTTCGATCCCAACTCCTTCGTCGTGGGGCTCACGCCGGACGAGTGGGCCAAGCTGCGCGACGATCCCCGCCATCCCATGCAGAACCGCGCCACGCAGAGCGTCTATCCGCCGGGCTCGACCTTCAAGACCGTGACCGCTGCCGCGGCCCTGCACGACAACATGGTCGATCCCAAGAAGGCCATCTTCTGCTCGGGCTCCATCGCGCTGGGCAGTCACGTCTTCCGCTGCTGGAAGAAGGAGGGCCACGGCTGGGTGGACCTCAGGCGCGGCCTGATCGAGTCCTGCGACGTCTATTTTTACGAGCTCGGCCAGCGCATCGGCGTGGACAGGATCGAGAGCTTCGCCAAGGCCGCGGGCTTCGGCAAGCCCACGGGCATCGACCTGCCCAACGAGAAGGCCGGGCTCATCCCGGGCCGGGAGTGGAAGTGGAAGCGCTTCCACGAGCGCTGGCAGGGCGGCGAGACCCTGAACATGGCCATCGGGCAGGGCTACACCCAGGTCACGCCCCTGCAGCTGGCCCGCTTCTACGCCTCGCTGGTCAACGGCGGCAAGATCGTGCAGCCCACGCTGCTCGACGAGGAGACGCCCAAGTATGCGGGCGACCTGCCCTTGACCTCCGCGCAGCAGGAGCTCCTGCTCTCGACCATGCGCGAGACCGTGGACAGCCCGCACGGCACCTGCCGCAAACTGCGCACGGACGGCGCGGTCGTCGGCGGCAAGACGGGCACGGCCCAGGTGGTGCGCCTCAAGGAGGAGCAGCGCGGGGCCAAGACCTCGGAGATCGAATACCGCTTCCGCGACCACGCCTGGGTGGCCAGCTGGGGCATCAAGGACGGCCGCGCGGTCGTCATCGTCTGCATGATCGAGCACGGCGGCCACGGCGCGGACTCGTCCGTTCCCGTCGTCAGATCCATTTATGATTTCCTGTTCGCCCAGAACCACATCGACGCCGAGCAGTGGCCCCACGTGGTCAATCCTGCCGACGACCTGCCCGTGAACAGGGTGGTGGCCAAGGGCGACCTCGGAGGAGGGCACTCGTGA
- the atpA gene encoding F0F1 ATP synthase subunit alpha codes for MQIKAEEISQIIESQIANYQSQVEMSETGTVLSVGDGIARVYGVQNAMAMELLEFPGGVMGMVLNLEEDNVGVALLGEDTGIKEGDPVKRTGKIFSVPVGDAVLGRVVNPLGQPIDGMGPIQSAETRVVEVVAPGIIARKSVHEPMYTGLKAVDAMTPIGRGQRELIIGDRQVGKTAVCIDAIIAQKNSGIKCFYVAIGQKKATVALVAETLRKYGAMEYTTIISATASDPASLQFIAAYSGCTMAEYFRDSGNHALIIYDDLSKQATAYRQMSLLLRRPPGREAFPGDVFYLHSRLLERSCKVNDSLGAGSLTALPIIETQAGDVSAYIPTNVISITDGQVYLEPNLFYAGIRPAINVGLSVSRVGGAAQIKAMKQVAGTLRLDLAQYRELAAFAQFGSDLDKATQQKLARGARMVELLKQPQYQPMPVEEQVAVIYAAGRGHMDEVPVEAVRKFEEGLLEFLRNAKPEVLKGIAEKAALTDETEGALKAALEEFKKGFKA; via the coding sequence ATGCAGATCAAAGCGGAAGAAATCAGCCAAATCATCGAGTCTCAGATCGCGAACTACCAGTCGCAGGTCGAGATGAGCGAGACTGGCACCGTCCTCTCGGTCGGTGACGGTATCGCCCGCGTCTACGGCGTGCAGAACGCGATGGCCATGGAGCTGCTGGAGTTCCCCGGCGGCGTCATGGGCATGGTCCTCAACCTGGAAGAGGACAACGTGGGCGTCGCGCTTCTCGGCGAGGACACCGGCATCAAGGAAGGCGACCCGGTCAAGCGCACCGGCAAGATCTTCTCCGTGCCCGTCGGCGACGCCGTCCTCGGCCGCGTGGTGAACCCCCTCGGCCAGCCCATCGACGGCATGGGCCCGATCCAGTCGGCCGAAACCCGCGTCGTGGAAGTCGTGGCCCCGGGCATCATCGCCCGTAAGTCGGTCCACGAGCCCATGTACACGGGCCTGAAGGCCGTCGACGCCATGACCCCGATCGGCCGCGGCCAGCGCGAGCTGATCATCGGCGACCGCCAGGTCGGCAAGACCGCGGTCTGCATCGACGCCATCATCGCCCAGAAGAACTCGGGCATCAAATGCTTCTACGTGGCCATCGGCCAGAAGAAGGCCACGGTCGCCCTGGTCGCCGAGACCCTGCGCAAGTACGGCGCCATGGAGTACACGACGATCATCTCGGCCACCGCGTCCGACCCGGCCTCCCTGCAGTTCATCGCGGCCTACTCCGGCTGCACCATGGCCGAGTACTTCCGTGACTCGGGCAACCACGCGCTGATCATTTACGACGACCTCTCCAAGCAGGCCACCGCCTACCGCCAGATGTCGCTGCTGCTTCGCCGCCCCCCGGGACGCGAGGCCTTCCCCGGCGACGTCTTCTACCTCCACTCCCGTCTGCTGGAGCGTTCCTGCAAGGTGAACGACTCGCTGGGCGCCGGTTCCCTGACCGCCCTGCCGATCATCGAGACGCAGGCCGGCGACGTGTCCGCGTACATCCCGACGAACGTGATCTCGATCACGGACGGCCAGGTGTACCTCGAGCCGAACCTCTTCTACGCCGGCATCCGCCCGGCCATCAACGTGGGCCTCTCCGTGTCCCGCGTGGGTGGCGCCGCGCAGATCAAGGCCATGAAGCAGGTCGCCGGCACGCTGCGCCTCGACCTCGCCCAGTACCGCGAACTGGCCGCCTTCGCGCAGTTCGGCTCCGACCTGGACAAGGCCACGCAGCAGAAGCTGGCCCGCGGCGCGCGCATGGTCGAGCTGCTCAAGCAGCCCCAGTACCAGCCGATGCCGGTCGAGGAGCAGGTCGCGGTGATCTACGCCGCCGGCCGCGGCCACATGGACGAGGTCCCGGTCGAGGCCGTGCGCAAGTTCGAGGAAGGCCTCCTCGAGTTCCTGCGCAACGCCAAGCCCGAGGTGCTCAAGGGCATCGCCGAGAAGGCCGCGCTGACGGATGAGACCGAAGGGGCCCTCAAGGCCGCGCTCGAGGAATTCAAGAAAGGCTTCAAGGCCTAA
- a CDS encoding polymer-forming cytoskeletal protein: MSKDEINAFLGAGTAYQGKLHFQGSVRIDGVFHGEVTSDGTLVVGQEADVQGQIHVGQLVLSGRMTGEVHAREKVVLHKTANLQGSLYSPVLVIDEGAVVEGTITMHGEPEPVPAE, encoded by the coding sequence ATGTCCAAAGACGAGATAAACGCCTTTCTGGGCGCGGGCACCGCGTACCAGGGCAAGCTCCATTTCCAGGGTTCCGTGCGCATCGACGGCGTGTTCCACGGCGAAGTGACCTCGGACGGAACGCTGGTGGTCGGCCAGGAGGCCGACGTGCAGGGGCAGATCCACGTGGGCCAGCTGGTGCTCTCCGGCCGCATGACCGGCGAGGTGCACGCGCGCGAGAAGGTCGTGCTGCACAAGACCGCCAACCTGCAGGGCAGCCTCTACAGCCCGGTGCTGGTCATCGACGAGGGCGCGGTGGTCGAAGGCACCATCACCATGCACGGCGAGCCCGAACCCGTCCCGGCCGAATAA
- the mreC gene encoding rod shape-determining protein MreC encodes MKGRLGAKRFVLLLVVVLILYLSLYTWNLKKGVLDRLAANTGLEFTGYVLKPGDWVRQHAIDLWSGYVDLVGVREENVRLRDELQTQIMENVHLREQAARVPQLEALLSFPPLRHWRSEGARIIGQRLGPAGALETVLVDRGEEEGLSLDAPAVTPSGVLGRILRLSPHFSTVLLLDDPNSRVAVIGREHRAIAILAGQGPGEPLALLYVPVSSTLSVGEILVTSGLDGIFPKGLPVARVTKVEKPEVSLFQRAEAEPLTDARHVENVLLLSRVDADDQQNASEPAPRAPGSGADESVDDSDAQTSDQAVGPDQYVDGVEEAEPDAPAAAAPQKAGAQAKPGAKAKTEKDKAGKAQKDKAEKAGQAKPRPRPTTEQKPQAKPATQVKTGPSDITTRPPKHARGTGN; translated from the coding sequence ATGAAAGGACGATTGGGAGCCAAGCGGTTCGTCCTGCTCCTCGTGGTGGTGCTCATCCTCTACCTCAGCCTGTACACCTGGAACCTGAAGAAGGGCGTGCTGGACCGGCTCGCGGCCAACACCGGCCTCGAGTTCACGGGCTACGTCCTGAAGCCGGGCGACTGGGTCAGGCAGCACGCCATCGACCTGTGGAGCGGCTACGTGGACCTCGTGGGGGTGCGCGAGGAGAACGTGCGCCTGCGCGACGAGCTGCAGACCCAGATCATGGAGAACGTGCACCTGCGCGAGCAGGCCGCGCGCGTGCCCCAGCTCGAGGCCCTGCTGAGCTTCCCCCCGCTTCGCCACTGGCGCTCCGAGGGCGCGCGGATCATCGGGCAGCGCCTCGGCCCGGCCGGAGCGCTGGAGACCGTGCTCGTGGATCGCGGCGAGGAGGAGGGGCTTTCGCTGGACGCCCCGGCGGTCACGCCTTCGGGCGTGCTCGGCCGCATCCTGCGTCTTTCCCCGCATTTTTCCACCGTCCTCCTGCTCGACGACCCCAACAGCCGGGTCGCGGTCATCGGCCGCGAGCACCGGGCCATCGCCATCCTGGCAGGCCAGGGACCGGGCGAGCCATTGGCGCTGCTCTACGTGCCGGTCAGCTCCACCCTGTCCGTGGGCGAGATCCTGGTGACCTCGGGGCTGGACGGCATCTTCCCCAAGGGGCTGCCCGTGGCCCGGGTGACCAAGGTCGAGAAGCCCGAGGTCTCCCTCTTCCAGCGGGCCGAGGCCGAGCCCCTGACGGACGCGCGGCACGTGGAGAACGTGCTGCTGCTCTCCAGGGTGGACGCGGACGACCAGCAGAACGCGAGCGAGCCCGCGCCGCGCGCCCCGGGCTCCGGAGCCGACGAGTCCGTGGACGATTCCGACGCCCAGACCTCCGACCAGGCCGTGGGCCCTGACCAGTACGTGGACGGGGTCGAGGAGGCCGAGCCCGACGCTCCGGCCGCGGCCGCGCCGCAGAAGGCGGGCGCGCAGGCCAAGCCCGGCGCCAAGGCCAAGACGGAGAAGGACAAGGCCGGAAAGGCCCAGAAGGACAAGGCCGAGAAGGCCGGGCAGGCCAAGCCCAGGCCCCGGCCCACGACCGAGCAGAAACCCCAGGCCAAGCCCGCCACCCAGGTGAAGACGGGACCGAGCGACATCACCACCCGGCCGCCCAAGCACGCCCGGGGCACGGGGAACTAG
- the atpD gene encoding F0F1 ATP synthase subunit beta has protein sequence MSANVGKVVQVIGPVVDLAFQEGQLPNILNAIDIKNTNNPYAEALVVEVAQHLGDNVVRCIAMDSTDGLVRGMEGTDRGEAISCPVGKAALGRILNVVGRPVDEKGPINAEKSLPIHRAAPSFTEQSTEVNLLETGIKVIDLLIPFPKGGKMGLFGGAGVGKTVILMELINNIAKQHGGKSVFAGVGERTREGNDLYHEMISAGVIDKAILVYGQMNEPPGARARVAQTALTAAEYFRDEEGEDVLLFVDNIFRFTQANSEVSALLGRMPSAVGYQPTLGTDVGSLQERITSTHKGSITSVQAVYVPADDLTDPAPATTFAHLDGTLVLSRQIAELGIYPAVDPLDSTSRILDPLVLGQEHYAVARGVQQMLQKYKDLQDIIAILGMDELSDEDKITVARARKIQRFLSQPFHVAEAFTGKPGKYVKLEDTIRAFKEILDGKHDALPEGAFYMCGGIEEAIEKAKE, from the coding sequence ATGAGTGCGAACGTCGGAAAAGTCGTTCAGGTCATTGGTCCCGTCGTGGACCTGGCGTTTCAGGAAGGGCAATTGCCCAACATCCTGAACGCCATTGACATCAAGAACACCAACAACCCCTATGCTGAAGCCCTCGTCGTCGAGGTTGCTCAGCACCTGGGCGACAACGTGGTGCGCTGCATCGCCATGGACTCCACCGACGGCCTGGTCCGCGGCATGGAAGGCACCGATCGCGGCGAAGCCATCTCCTGCCCGGTGGGCAAGGCCGCCCTCGGCCGCATCCTGAACGTCGTCGGTCGCCCGGTGGACGAGAAGGGGCCGATCAACGCCGAGAAGAGCCTGCCGATCCACCGTGCGGCGCCGAGCTTCACGGAGCAGTCCACCGAGGTCAACCTGCTCGAAACCGGCATCAAGGTCATCGACCTGCTCATCCCGTTCCCCAAGGGCGGCAAGATGGGCCTGTTCGGCGGCGCCGGCGTGGGCAAGACGGTCATCCTCATGGAGCTCATCAACAACATCGCCAAGCAGCACGGCGGCAAGTCCGTGTTCGCGGGCGTGGGTGAGCGCACCCGTGAGGGCAACGACCTCTACCACGAAATGATCTCGGCCGGAGTTATCGACAAAGCCATCCTTGTCTACGGCCAGATGAACGAGCCTCCGGGAGCCCGCGCCCGCGTCGCCCAGACCGCCCTCACCGCCGCTGAGTACTTCCGCGACGAGGAAGGCGAGGACGTGCTCCTGTTCGTCGACAACATCTTCCGCTTCACGCAGGCGAACTCCGAGGTGTCGGCGCTTCTCGGCCGCATGCCCTCCGCGGTGGGCTACCAGCCGACCCTGGGCACGGACGTGGGCTCTCTGCAGGAGCGCATCACCTCCACGCACAAGGGCTCCATCACCTCGGTGCAGGCCGTGTACGTGCCCGCGGACGACCTCACGGACCCCGCGCCGGCCACGACCTTCGCGCACCTTGACGGAACGCTCGTGCTTTCCCGTCAGATCGCGGAGCTCGGCATCTACCCCGCGGTGGACCCGCTCGACTCCACGTCGCGCATCCTGGACCCGCTGGTTCTCGGCCAGGAGCACTATGCCGTCGCCCGCGGCGTGCAGCAGATGCTCCAGAAGTACAAGGACCTGCAGGACATCATCGCGATTCTCGGCATGGACGAGCTCTCGGACGAAGACAAGATCACGGTCGCCCGCGCCCGTAAGATCCAGCGCTTCCTGTCCCAGCCCTTCCACGTGGCCGAGGCCTTCACCGGCAAGCCCGGCAAGTACGTCAAGCTCGAGGACACGATCCGCGCGTTCAAGGAGATCCTGGATGGCAAGCACGACGCTCTGCCCGAAGGCGCCTTCTACATGTGCGGCGGCATCGAGGAAGCCATCGAGAAAGCCAAGGAATAA
- a CDS encoding F0F1 ATP synthase subunit epsilon — MAQIHLEIVTPDRKVLSQPVDYVGAPGIEGEFGIMANHVPFLSALGIGNLYYKENGKYYYVFVAGGFAEVNNNKVTILAEVAERAAEIDVSRARIAKERAEERLRIQKEEMDFARARAALQRSLARMRCRSSAETAGTCTM, encoded by the coding sequence ATGGCCCAGATCCATCTCGAAATCGTCACCCCGGACCGTAAGGTGCTCTCGCAGCCCGTGGACTACGTGGGTGCGCCGGGCATCGAAGGCGAGTTCGGCATCATGGCCAACCACGTGCCCTTCCTCTCGGCTTTGGGCATCGGCAACCTCTATTACAAGGAAAACGGCAAGTACTACTACGTCTTCGTGGCGGGTGGCTTTGCCGAGGTGAACAACAACAAGGTCACCATCCTTGCCGAGGTCGCCGAGCGCGCCGCGGAGATCGACGTCTCCCGCGCCCGCATCGCCAAGGAGCGGGCCGAGGAACGGCTCCGCATCCAGAAAGAGGAGATGGACTTCGCCCGGGCCCGGGCCGCGCTGCAGCGCTCCCTGGCCCGCATGCGCTGCCGCTCCTCCGCCGAAACGGCCGGTACGTGCACCATGTAG
- the atpF gene encoding F0F1 ATP synthase subunit B yields the protein MVLLACAVAYANEAAGHAAEHGAEGLPWKNFGLRVLNFVIVVGIIWKFAGKAIGDFFRGRQDKIRQDLSDLETRRRDAEAKLKDVEKGIANLETEKAKILADARAQGEAMKAGIVAEAEKKAEQIKTAAETAAVAERKAMVDQIRSEVADMVVEAAEAMIKEKLTAEDHQKLVDKYITKVVLN from the coding sequence ATGGTGCTCCTGGCCTGCGCGGTGGCTTACGCCAACGAGGCTGCGGGCCATGCGGCGGAACACGGTGCAGAGGGGCTGCCGTGGAAGAACTTCGGGCTTCGGGTGCTGAACTTCGTCATCGTGGTGGGCATCATCTGGAAGTTCGCGGGCAAGGCCATCGGCGACTTCTTCAGGGGCCGCCAGGACAAGATCCGTCAGGATCTGAGCGACCTTGAGACCCGGCGTCGCGACGCCGAGGCCAAGCTCAAGGACGTGGAGAAGGGCATCGCCAACCTGGAGACGGAGAAGGCCAAGATCCTGGCCGACGCCCGCGCCCAGGGCGAGGCCATGAAGGCCGGCATCGTGGCCGAGGCCGAGAAGAAGGCCGAGCAGATCAAGACCGCGGCCGAGACCGCCGCGGTCGCCGAGCGCAAGGCCATGGTCGACCAGATCCGTTCCGAGGTTGCGGATATGGTGGTCGAGGCCGCCGAGGCCATGATCAAGGAGAAGCTCACGGCAGAGGACCATCAGAAGCTCGTGGACAAATACATAACCAAGGTGGTGCTCAATTGA